In Herbinix luporum, a single window of DNA contains:
- a CDS encoding ECF transporter S component encodes MKTISKTRTLQMVQLALFTAIILLLAFTPIGYIKLPTGLSITIIGIPVIIGAITLGPVGGAILGTVFGLSSFAQCFGFDPFGAMLLGINPIGIFITCMVPRVLMGWLTALIFQALKRFDKTKLLSYVITSIAGSILNTVLFMTTLMIFFFNTPEIQKIAQESFNTGNVFVLIIAMAGVNAIAEIIVSGIIGTAISKSIDKFTKKTMVY; translated from the coding sequence ATGAAAACAATATCAAAAACCCGTACATTACAGATGGTACAATTGGCACTTTTTACAGCTATAATCTTGCTTTTGGCTTTTACTCCAATAGGTTACATCAAATTACCGACGGGCTTATCCATTACAATAATTGGGATACCGGTTATTATCGGAGCTATTACCTTAGGACCTGTAGGTGGTGCGATTCTTGGTACAGTATTTGGTTTATCTAGTTTTGCCCAATGCTTTGGATTTGATCCCTTTGGAGCAATGTTATTAGGAATTAATCCCATAGGAATTTTTATCACCTGTATGGTACCTAGAGTATTAATGGGCTGGTTAACGGCATTAATTTTTCAGGCTTTGAAAAGATTTGATAAAACTAAGTTATTAAGCTATGTAATAACAAGTATAGCAGGGTCTATATTAAACACCGTATTATTTATGACTACTTTGATGATTTTCTTTTTTAATACACCGGAAATACAAAAGATTGCACAAGAGAGCTTTAATACAGGTAATGTATTTGTATTGATTATAGCAATGGCAGGTGTTAATGCCATAGCTGAGATAATTGTCAGTGGTATTATAGGTACAGCCATTTCCAAATCTATTGATAAATTCACAAAAAAGACCATGGTTTATTAA
- a CDS encoding GH36-type glycosyl hydrolase domain-containing protein codes for MKYGFFDDLNREYVITNPQTPYPWINYLGSQEFFSLISNTAGGYSFYKDARLRRITRYRYNNVPLDLGGGKYYYINDGEEVWSPGWAPVKKDLDNYECRHGMGYTKILGELNGIKTSITYFVPLNTNAEVHKVVINNKSNVEKNIKLFSFVEWCLWNALDDMTNFQRNYNTGEVEVEDSVIYHKTEYKERRNHYAFFSVNAPIYGFDSDRESFMGTYNGFHNPDAVFKGEPTNSIADGWHPIASHCLEINLKPGETKELVFLLGYIENDPDDKWEGKNIINKKKAKEMIQTFSTIEAVDRALDDLADYWDQLLSKYILDSHDDKLNRMVNIWNQYQCMVTFNLSRSASYFESGIGRGMGFRDSNQDILGFVHQVPDRARERIIDLASTQLEDGGAYHQYQPLTKKGNNEIGGNFNDDPLWLILSTVSYIKETGDYSILDVMTPYDNDESKSKPLSDHLKRSFDHVLNNLGPHGLPLIGRADWNDCLNLNCFSSEPGESFQTTTSKDGRVAESVMIAGMFCYIGEEYARLMEKVGNKEEANRAFAEVRKMREVIMEHGWDGSWFVRAYDDFGRKVGSHENEEGKIFIESQGLCIMGRCGLEDGRAIQALDAVEERLATKYGLVLLNPAYTKYYIEYGEISTYPAGYKENAGIFCHNNAWIMAAEAIVGRGDKAFDYYTRIAPAYTEERSEIHRMEPYVYSQMIAGKDASRFGEAKNSWLTGTASWNFVAISQYILGIKPDFDGLIVDPSIPKGWDGYTVTRQYRGDTYRITVKNPNHVSCGVSKITVDNKEISGNILPLFGDGKLHEVEVILG; via the coding sequence ATGAAATACGGTTTTTTTGATGATTTAAATCGTGAGTATGTAATAACAAATCCGCAGACCCCATATCCCTGGATAAACTATTTGGGATCACAGGAGTTTTTTTCATTAATCTCAAATACAGCCGGCGGCTATAGTTTTTACAAGGATGCGAGACTTAGAAGAATTACCCGTTATCGCTATAATAATGTACCCTTGGATTTGGGTGGCGGAAAGTATTACTACATCAATGATGGAGAAGAAGTTTGGTCACCGGGATGGGCACCGGTAAAGAAAGATTTGGATAATTATGAATGCAGACATGGTATGGGCTATACAAAAATTTTGGGGGAGCTAAATGGAATAAAAACCAGTATTACATATTTTGTTCCGCTTAATACCAATGCTGAGGTACATAAAGTAGTAATAAATAACAAGTCTAATGTGGAAAAAAATATAAAACTTTTTTCCTTTGTAGAGTGGTGCCTATGGAATGCCTTAGATGATATGACAAACTTCCAAAGAAATTATAATACAGGCGAAGTTGAAGTTGAGGACTCAGTAATATATCATAAGACGGAGTATAAAGAAAGAAGAAACCATTATGCTTTCTTCTCTGTTAATGCTCCTATATATGGATTTGATTCTGATAGAGAAAGTTTTATGGGAACTTATAACGGTTTTCATAATCCGGATGCTGTATTTAAGGGAGAGCCCACCAACTCCATTGCTGACGGATGGCATCCAATTGCTTCCCATTGTCTTGAGATTAATTTGAAGCCCGGTGAGACTAAGGAATTAGTCTTTCTATTAGGTTATATTGAAAATGATCCTGATGATAAATGGGAAGGGAAAAATATAATTAATAAAAAGAAAGCAAAGGAAATGATTCAGACATTTTCAACTATAGAAGCAGTGGACAGGGCTTTAGATGACTTGGCAGACTATTGGGATCAGTTATTATCCAAGTATATTCTTGATTCCCATGATGATAAGCTTAACCGGATGGTTAATATATGGAATCAGTATCAGTGTATGGTTACCTTTAATCTTTCAAGAAGTGCTTCATATTTTGAATCCGGTATAGGAAGGGGTATGGGCTTTAGGGATTCTAACCAGGATATTCTGGGATTTGTTCATCAGGTGCCGGATAGGGCCAGGGAAAGAATTATCGACCTTGCTTCCACCCAATTAGAAGATGGGGGAGCATATCATCAGTATCAGCCCCTTACCAAGAAGGGTAATAATGAAATCGGCGGTAATTTTAACGATGATCCTTTGTGGTTGATATTATCTACCGTATCCTACATAAAGGAAACAGGTGATTATTCTATACTGGATGTAATGACTCCTTATGATAATGATGAATCAAAAAGTAAGCCTTTATCTGATCATTTAAAGAGATCTTTTGATCATGTACTTAATAATTTAGGACCCCACGGACTTCCTCTGATAGGAAGAGCTGACTGGAATGATTGCTTAAATCTTAATTGCTTCTCATCGGAACCGGGAGAATCCTTCCAAACCACCACAAGTAAGGATGGTAGGGTGGCAGAATCGGTGATGATTGCCGGAATGTTCTGTTATATAGGTGAGGAATATGCCAGACTTATGGAAAAGGTGGGTAATAAAGAGGAAGCTAATCGGGCTTTTGCTGAAGTTAGAAAAATGCGTGAAGTCATTATGGAACACGGTTGGGATGGTTCATGGTTTGTTCGTGCCTATGACGATTTTGGCAGGAAGGTGGGAAGCCATGAGAATGAAGAAGGTAAGATCTTTATAGAGTCCCAGGGTCTATGCATTATGGGACGCTGTGGCTTAGAAGACGGTAGGGCCATACAGGCCTTAGATGCGGTAGAAGAGCGTCTGGCTACTAAGTATGGTTTAGTACTTCTTAATCCTGCTTATACCAAATACTATATTGAATACGGTGAAATTTCTACTTATCCTGCGGGATATAAGGAAAATGCCGGTATCTTCTGTCATAACAATGCATGGATTATGGCAGCAGAGGCTATTGTGGGTAGAGGTGATAAAGCATTTGATTATTATACAAGAATTGCACCGGCCTATACAGAGGAACGCTCTGAAATTCATCGGATGGAACCTTATGTATATTCCCAGATGATAGCCGGTAAAGATGCAAGCCGTTTTGGAGAAGCAAAGAACTCTTGGCTGACCGGAACAGCTTCATGGAATTTTGTAGCCATATCCCAATATATCCTGGGAATAAAGCCTGATTTTGACGGATTGATTGTAGATCCATCAATACCTAAGGGGTGGGACGGTTATACCGTAACAAGACAATATCGTGGAGATACATATAGAATAACTGTTAAAAATCCTAATCATGTATCCTGTGGTGTGTCTAAGATTACGGTGGATAATAAGGAAATATCAGGTAATATCTTGCCACTATTTGGAGACGGAAAACTTCATGAAGTAGAGGTTATTCTTGGCTAA
- the infC gene encoding translation initiation factor IF-3: MINEQIRDKEVRLINEDGEQLGIMSAKEALKLAREANLDLVKIAPSAKPPVCKIIDYGKFRYEQTRKEKEAKKKQKTTEVKEIRFSPNIDENDLNTKANMARKFISKGDKVKVTLRFRGREMAHTSSSKVILDNFYSKLEDIAVIDKPAKLEGRNMTMFLSEKR; encoded by the coding sequence ATGATTAATGAACAGATCAGAGATAAGGAAGTCCGCCTTATTAATGAGGATGGTGAGCAGCTGGGAATCATGTCAGCAAAAGAGGCTTTAAAGCTGGCTAGGGAAGCAAATTTAGATTTGGTTAAAATTGCTCCTTCAGCAAAGCCACCGGTATGTAAAATTATCGATTATGGTAAGTTCAGATATGAGCAAACAAGAAAAGAAAAGGAAGCTAAGAAGAAGCAGAAGACTACTGAGGTGAAAGAAATTCGATTCTCTCCTAATATTGATGAGAACGATTTGAATACTAAAGCCAATATGGCCCGTAAATTTATTAGTAAGGGTGATAAGGTGAAAGTTACCTTACGTTTCCGCGGAAGAGAGATGGCACATACATCTTCTTCAAAAGTTATCTTAGATAATTTCTATTCTAAGCTTGAAGATATTGCTGTAATTGATAAACCTGCAAAGCTCGAAGGACGAAATATGACTATGTTCTTATCAGAAAAACGTTAA
- the rpmI gene encoding 50S ribosomal protein L35 has product MPKLKTNRAAAKRFKKTGTGKLKRMKAYKSHILTKKTSKRKRNLRKATITDATNVKNMKKILPYL; this is encoded by the coding sequence ATGCCAAAATTAAAAACAAACAGAGCGGCAGCGAAGCGTTTTAAGAAAACAGGAACCGGTAAACTTAAGAGAATGAAGGCTTACAAGAGCCATATTTTAACGAAAAAAACCTCTAAAAGAAAGAGAAATCTTAGAAAAGCAACTATTACTGATGCAACAAATGTAAAGAACATGAAGAAAATATTACCATATCTATAG
- a CDS encoding CPBP family intramembrane glutamic endopeptidase gives MKRTLIIVQGLLMAYTAFFIVSLIYTFFTGIFILITGLQEVNSQIDYCLMVMAVMTACLLFYLWYKKYMGHVEAAVDFRKIFSLKHIGIYLMIALGCQFFVSGILSLIRPLFANLFANYEETISSIFVADTVIVAVYVIILAPIIEELILRGILFNRLRYGLSFYSANLIQALVFGIYHWNIIQGLYAFGIGLILGYVYEKTRSLYVPILLHVFINGLGFLIRIFNFGTYISIWAAILIGAIFLFAGIFLFARNLGDLNNK, from the coding sequence ATGAAACGAACTTTAATTATTGTGCAAGGACTTTTAATGGCTTATACAGCATTTTTTATAGTATCTTTGATATATACATTTTTTACAGGTATATTTATTCTTATAACAGGACTTCAGGAAGTTAATTCCCAGATAGACTACTGTCTTATGGTAATGGCTGTTATGACAGCTTGTCTACTTTTCTATCTATGGTACAAAAAATATATGGGCCATGTGGAGGCAGCTGTAGATTTTAGAAAAATATTCTCTTTAAAACATATAGGCATTTACCTTATGATTGCTCTGGGTTGTCAGTTTTTTGTGTCGGGAATATTATCCCTAATTAGGCCTTTGTTTGCAAACTTATTTGCCAATTACGAAGAAACGATTAGCTCTATCTTTGTTGCAGATACCGTAATTGTTGCTGTATATGTAATAATACTTGCACCAATAATTGAAGAATTAATACTTCGAGGTATTTTATTTAACAGATTACGGTATGGACTTTCATTTTACTCAGCTAATCTTATTCAGGCCTTGGTATTTGGAATTTACCATTGGAATATAATACAAGGACTATATGCCTTTGGAATTGGTTTGATTTTGGGTTATGTATATGAAAAAACCCGGTCATTATATGTACCTATACTGCTTCATGTATTTATTAATGGCTTGGGTTTTTTAATAAGAATATTTAATTTTGGTACTTATATTTCAATATGGGCGGCAATTCTTATAGGAGCTATATTCCTATTTGCAGGAATTTTTCTTTTTGCTCGAAACCTAGGGGATTTAAACAATAAATAA